One Solirubrobacter pauli DNA segment encodes these proteins:
- a CDS encoding Lrp/AsnC family transcriptional regulator translates to MDDVDERIVSLLREDGRRSYAAIGREVGLSTAAVKRRVERLEAIGVIQGYTAMVDRGKLGQELQAFIDLRFAGTARMEDIWKAADDVTPVVAAYSVAGDLDAVLHVRVRDMAHLQEVLAHLRNKPEVTGTRTRIILEARNHE, encoded by the coding sequence GTGGACGACGTCGACGAGCGAATCGTAAGCCTCCTGCGGGAGGACGGCCGCCGCTCCTACGCGGCGATCGGCCGCGAGGTCGGGCTGTCCACGGCAGCCGTCAAGCGGCGCGTCGAGCGGCTGGAGGCGATCGGCGTCATCCAGGGCTACACCGCGATGGTCGACCGCGGCAAGCTCGGCCAGGAGCTGCAGGCCTTCATCGACCTGCGCTTCGCCGGCACCGCCCGGATGGAGGACATCTGGAAGGCCGCCGACGACGTCACGCCGGTGGTCGCCGCCTACTCGGTCGCGGGTGACCTCGACGCGGTCCTGCACGTGCGCGTGCGCGACATGGCGCACCTGCAGGAGGTGCTCGCGCACCTGCGCAACAAGCCCGAGGTGACGGGCACGCGGACGCGCATCATCCTCGAGGCGCGCAACCACGAGTAG